From Cucumis melo cultivar AY chromosome 3, USDA_Cmelo_AY_1.0, whole genome shotgun sequence:
CAAAACTACTCAAAATCATGCCTGATTGATAATagatatggttttttttttcaagaacaTGTCACATTACAATTTACAACTGACGTTAAATTATGCTCATGCCCACCATTAGTTAAtcaatttgatttttataactatatatttttaataaaatccaACCAATTGAATTTGTCAATCAATTTGGATTGGCTCAAACTAATATAGTAATAAATAAAGCATATAATCAATAACTGATATTACCGGAAACTATTATTGTTTATTGTAAGCCTCATAACTTTCACAATGTTTGTTTTAGTTcctttactttttaaaaaaaataaaaaatttgaccATTACTGTTCCTATATTTTCATATTATAATATTGAGTTGAGATCAAAATTGAGTTGTATGACATTTCATTCACTAAATTCTTAAAACTTGACTATAATCCCATATTAAAGAGTTAATTTTGcataacaaaattttcaaaatttgaagtaCTAAAAGACCACGGCCGAATTTTAGAAAGtatagaaactaaaataaataaaattaagaggACGAGACCGTAACAAacattttagaaaaacaaataccaaaataaaatcCAAGCCGACAACTAAAAGCAAAACGATATTTAAAGCTCACCTGATTCTGAACAGCAACCAAAGCACGCACACTAAGATTATTCTCATGACTACCTAATATCCCAAATTAAATACTCCAAAAGCAAGTGGGAAGGATTAGAAGGATAAATTCGATTGAGAATTGACAAAGAAGCCAAAAGGattggtcaaagtcaaaagtcaaaagtCCACGTGTTATAATAAtctattgttattattattgtcaaTAAGAGGCCGAAATTTTCTTCAGGATCCAATACTTTTCTTCTCCTTGTTTCGGGAGTGGGTCAGAATCTTCTAGATACGCGGTTTAACCACAAATTCCATGAAACTTCCTTATCTTTCCCTATAAAATCTTCAAAGCGCACAACTTTCCCAAAACCAGACTTTTCATTCATTCAAACCCATTACAAAACAGACAAACGAATTAGCAAAAAGAATCCCTCAGCCAGAGAATTTAAGAAGAAAAGCAAGAACctaaagaaggagaagaagaagatgtgTTTGGTGTTCGTGTGCGATGAGGATCAAAGGGTTTTGTCTAGGCAACCAGCTCCAGGGGCATGCCCCTTCTGTGGAGGTATGATCCAAGCCACTGACGTTGAAAGCCAATGGAGGTTCTGTTTCGTTCCTCTTTACTGGAAAACCAAACGCAAGTTCTATTGCACTATGTGCACTAGGCAACTCGTTATGCAGTAGAAAAAACACCGTTACTTTATATAATTGTTGTTTTTTTCCCATGATCTGTGAAGTTTTGAGAGGAGGGTTGACCTAATTTTATCTTTGTTCTGTGAATTTGATGTAAAATATATACTGTATGAGAAATAGAGATATTCATATACTTACCTTGATTGCATGAAATCTTTTGCCTTTCTTCTCCCACGTTTCTCTTTTATGATTATAAGCTACTTAGTGTTTGCCCCACGATCTCTTTATCTGCAGAAATCGTTTGTAATTCTGGGTGTCCTCATAAAAGTATGATCATGCGTATTTAACATGAACTAGAAGAGGAACGTAAAAGAATTAGCAACCCTTTTAAAGTTGAGTTCAGGAGAGATTCTTTTTTGGGTGGGGGTGGGACGTTGTAAAGGCAGAATTATTCATCAATTCATTGCAATTCAATAT
This genomic window contains:
- the LOC103488227 gene encoding uncharacterized protein LOC103488227, with product MCLVFVCDEDQRVLSRQPAPGACPFCGGMIQATDVESQWRFCFVPLYWKTKRKFYCTMCTRQLVMQ